The following proteins are co-located in the Candidatus Dormiibacterota bacterium genome:
- a CDS encoding Crp/Fnr family transcriptional regulator gives MGYAEVLAVAALFRGARPEEFAELERFCRRRHFEHANYLWHAGDAADAMFVIVSGEVVLSRLGPDGEEFMVEAYHEGDACGQLPFFDLVPVRVVDARAGTALDVVEIPREALITHLRAHPGLMMRMLGVYSRWIRQRDLNASELAFQHLAGKIACKLLDLSETYGQRCDDGLLIRRHFAQHELAAMVGASRESVNRALQRLLNNGDVIRRAGELVIPDVDKLRLRYAWSAPAEWELSRSVDRPTRSSTAG, from the coding sequence ATGGGCTATGCGGAGGTGCTCGCGGTGGCGGCCCTCTTCCGCGGTGCGCGGCCGGAGGAGTTCGCGGAGCTCGAGAGGTTTTGCAGGCGCCGACATTTCGAGCACGCCAACTACCTCTGGCACGCGGGGGACGCAGCGGACGCAATGTTCGTCATCGTCAGTGGGGAGGTTGTCTTGTCACGCCTGGGCCCCGATGGCGAGGAGTTCATGGTCGAGGCCTATCACGAAGGCGACGCGTGCGGCCAGCTTCCCTTCTTCGACCTTGTGCCGGTTCGAGTCGTGGATGCGCGGGCCGGAACAGCCCTTGACGTCGTGGAGATCCCACGCGAAGCGCTGATCACACACCTGCGTGCCCATCCCGGCCTCATGATGCGCATGCTAGGCGTCTACTCGCGCTGGATACGCCAGCGCGACCTGAACGCATCCGAGTTGGCCTTCCAGCACCTGGCTGGCAAGATCGCATGCAAGCTCCTCGATCTGAGCGAAACGTATGGCCAGCGTTGCGATGACGGCCTGCTGATCCGCCGCCATTTCGCGCAACATGAGCTCGCCGCGATGGTGGGCGCCAGCCGCGAGAGTGTCAACCGAGCGCTCCAGCGACTTCTCAACAACGGTGACGTGATCCGCCGAGCCGGCGAGCTGGTCATCCCCGACGTTGACAAGTTGCGCCTGCGCTACGCCTGGTCGGCGCCGGCGGAGTGGGAGCTCAGCCGATCGGTAGACCGCCCGACTCGATCGTCGACCGCGGGGTGA